The window ACGGCGGACGCGCAGAAGCGTGCGTGCGCTCACAGTTCCTCCCCCTGGCGCCGCACGAGGCGCAGGTAGACGAGTGTCACGGCCAGCAGGATCACCAGCATCACGACGCCGATCGCCGATCCGAGGCTGTACTGGGAGGAGGCGAACGCCTTCTGGTAGGCGTAGACGTTGAGCACCAGGTTCTGGCCCGCGATGCCGCCTCCGTTGGTCATGACGTAGATCTGGGTGAAGACCTTGAAGTCCCAGATCACCGACTGGATGGTGACGACGGTGAGGATCGGCCGGAGCATCGGCGCCATGACCGACCGCCAGATCCGCCACTGCGAGGCGCCGTCCAGCGCGGCGGCCTCCAGCACCTCGCCGGGGATCGCGCGGATGCCGGCGTACACGGTCACCATCACGAACGGGAACGAGCACCAGAGGACTTCGAGGAGCACCAGGGCGAAGGCGCTGTAGCGGCCGTACGTCCAGGAGAAGTCGCCCAGCCCCAGCACCCTGTTGACGGGTCCGAAGTCCGGGTCGAAGAGGAAGACCCACACGGTCGAGCCGGTGATCGCGGGCGTCGCCCAGGCCCCGAGCGCGGCCATCATGAGCGCGAGGCGGGGCAGGGCGCGGACGCGTGTCAGCAGGACCGCCAGGGCGCAGCCGACGAGCAGGGTGGCGAGGACGCAGGCGGCCGCGAAGAGCACGGTCGCGAGGAGCACCTGCCAGAACTGGCCGTCCGAAAAGAGCTTCGCGTAGTTGCCGAAGCCCTGGAAGGTGGTCGGTTCGCCGCCGCTGACCTGGGCCTGGGTGTACTCGAGGAAGGAGATCAGGCCGAGCTGGTAGATCGGGTAGACGAGGAGCCCGCCGAGCAGCACGAGGGCGGGCAGCAGGTACAGCCACGGGGTCCAGCCGGGCCGCAGCGCGGGCGAGGCGGGGCGGTTCCGGGGCGGGCGGGAGGGTGTCCCGGCCGCCCCGGGCCGTTCGGTGGCCTTGCGCACCGTGGTGTTCGCGGTCATCGTCAGCCCGCTTCGGCGAACGCCGCGTCCATCTTCTTCGCCGCGTCGTCCGAGGCGGCGGCC is drawn from Streptomyces sp. NBC_00178 and contains these coding sequences:
- a CDS encoding carbohydrate ABC transporter permease → MTANTTVRKATERPGAAGTPSRPPRNRPASPALRPGWTPWLYLLPALVLLGGLLVYPIYQLGLISFLEYTQAQVSGGEPTTFQGFGNYAKLFSDGQFWQVLLATVLFAAACVLATLLVGCALAVLLTRVRALPRLALMMAALGAWATPAITGSTVWVFLFDPDFGPVNRVLGLGDFSWTYGRYSAFALVLLEVLWCSFPFVMVTVYAGIRAIPGEVLEAAALDGASQWRIWRSVMAPMLRPILTVVTIQSVIWDFKVFTQIYVMTNGGGIAGQNLVLNVYAYQKAFASSQYSLGSAIGVVMLVILLAVTLVYLRLVRRQGEEL